A section of the Rhipicephalus sanguineus isolate Rsan-2018 chromosome 11, BIME_Rsan_1.4, whole genome shotgun sequence genome encodes:
- the LOC119373786 gene encoding uncharacterized protein LOC119373786 — protein sequence MNGKLLTLGLLIFTVMTAESLHAQKSDAEGRTTTSHVLLVFWNASAAVWVTLTPVDSCCTAHVGLAVPSAAQDLTRNAHANAWQKQLLQVRDHLFNKRCLARCNRNAVVVFYTLLLTVPATSIVCIFF from the exons ATGAACGGGAAACTCCTCACACTTGGCCTACTGATCTTCACAGTGATGACAGCT GAGAGCCTACATGCCCAGAAGTCAGATGCGGAGGGCCGAACAACAACGTCGCATGTTTTATTGGTATTTTGGAATGCAAGTGCAGCTGTG TGGGTGACGTTAACCCCTGTGGATTCCTGCTGCACCGCCCATGTGGGCCTGGCCGTTCCATCAGCTGCACAAGATCTCACGAGAAATGCACATGCAAATGCGTGGCAGAAACAACTGCTCCAAGTCCGTGACCACTTGTTTAATAAAAGGTGTCTCGCCAGATGTAACAGAAATGCAGTCGTTGTGTTTTATACTCTGCTGTTGACAGTGCCTGCTACCAGCATAGTGTGCATTTTCTTCTGA